A segment of the Populus alba chromosome 9, ASM523922v2, whole genome shotgun sequence genome:
GAGTGGATGTTACCCTTGATGAAGCGCTGCCAATAACATCATCTATAAGCACTTCCCTCTTCTTACTTCTTTCAAAGTTATCACTATGAGAATCGTATCTCTCGAAAGTGCTAGAAACAGCACCTAGTGGCAAGATATGGAAACACACAGAATCATATACTGCTGTTGGAACATAAAAGCAActtaaaaattgcaaaaaatcgAGTCAAAATTGTCTTAGTATACTATTGATATTCTGACACTTCCCAAGAAAGTCCGAGAATCTTGAGAAATGCATATAGCCATTCTAAAGTCTATTCTAAGAGATGATTAATGAGCatcattaaagaaaatgaaaaaatttaacttgacaTACCTGATCCTCTGGCTTCAGCATGAGTGTTAGAGACTTCATTGCATGTGTTCCTAGCAGTTACTGAGCCCACACAACCCACAGATTTGGTGTCGTTGTTGCATATAGGTGCAGAGAAGATGACCCGCTGCAGTGCAGGCTCGCTGAAACAACTGCTGCCAGTATCTTCAAATTTATGACATCTAGCAAGAGTGCGCTTGATAAAAGCCAATGCAACTTGCCTTGAAGCCTTGCGGACAGTACTTTTTGAGGTACTATTCCCACGACAAGCCTGTAGAAGTCGATAACAGACTGTCAATGGTATAGAACTGATGAAAGGGCCTTGATTCCCATAATTACATGGAATATTTTGTATGACCAATCTGGAAGAGACCAAATTACACCATGTTTAAACTCCCAAATGTTACGTATGTTTTAAGCCTTTGATCTCCCAAATGTTACACATGTTTTAAGCCTTTGATCTCCAAATTCTACTCTTGCACATTGGATTTATTGGAAAACTGCAGTAAAACATAGATGTCCAAGTTTTCCAGTTTTATGCAGGTGCAATttgattttatccttatattgacATGCATAAACATTATGGCATAAGCCTGGTATGTATGACAGGTAAATACAATTGCTATTCGACCTCAGGATCACCCACAAATTCTTAGGGATTAGACTGCTAAACCATATGTAGGTTGAACAACCGAGAAACGTATTTCAGTAAATAGCATGAAAACTACTTGCAAACACAAAATATGAGCAAACACACTGGGAACGATTTTTCCTTATTCCCCAAAAGAAATGAgctgtctttttttaataaataaataaatatatatatatatatatatatatatgcatgagacttgttacaaaattaaaaacttctTACTATCACAAGAAGTACATACAAAAGGCACAGGTTTCATTCCAGGACACTAAAATTACACCTCATGCACATGGCTATCCTCCAATAGGTTCTTTTAATGATTTGTCTATGTTACAAGAAAAGTACTTTTAGGAGTGCAGGAAACAAGTATACATGTTGTGTAAGTAGGAATGCCCAAACATCCTAGTTTTCTAGATCACACTCACACACCTGAGATACATGGCTGTATCCTCAAGCTATTTGAGAAATTCAAAGGTCGAAAAGAAATTGTTGACAAATGCAAGCCATATATGCCTGTCCATAAGtgtaggttttttttccaaaactgtTTATTTCCTATTTCAATCAAAGGTTATCTGATAAGATGGGAAGCAAAATTATACCTCTGCAGGCTAAAGGTTTACATAATAATAGTATTCCTTGATTGCTAAGAAGTTGACAAAAAGAAACCATGGCTCAATGgaagaataaaacaaataccaattgttttttgtaAGCCATCTGTATAAGATGGTCCATTGCAACATGTTCAGCGTTCCTGCAAATGAAACCATGTTACTTTGATCCAAGCAATATCTATGGATTTCATGACAGCAGGACCTCACAACCACTGTGAAACCTACCTTTTTTCCATATCTCTTCCTTTCTGCACAGCTCTACCAAGTTTCCctaacttgtttttcattattccAATCTGTCAGTAATGAAAGATGTTACAAGAGATaacaagccaaaaaaaaaaggtgaatttaaaagaaacaacttgaagtgtcaaaaaaaaaatcaaagaaaaaaaaagagagaagaggaagaaattgtGCAAACACTTTCTGCATTAAGAACAACtagatagagaaaaagaaactcGGAGGCACAGAACCTGCTGGTGCAGCCCTTCTTTAAGCtccattatattttgaataatcaCTTCTCTCTCTGCTAGATCAGGCTGCATGAAGGCATAAGaagcatataaaaaatgaataaaattgagGAACATGATATGCTATCCCTTGAGAAAGAAAACATCAAAGTATATGATAGAATGTTTACCGGTGTTTCTGGGCATAAACCAATACTTTGTAGCTCAAGCAAAAGTCGTTCATCCAGACACATCAGCTGATAGTGGCCATCAGAGGAAGAGAAGCCTGGCATATTTAATTCCCTCATCTGCAGAACACCTGGATCATTAGAACATATTTCACTGGCATGCCCAGCATCTGACTGTGAAAAGTCATCATCTACTAGCCACTGTTCATTGCTATGCAAAGAACTGGACATGCTTGGATTCCTAATTGCATTTGATATAACACTCTTATCACATGAAAGTCTATCCAAGAAGCAGTTCTTCTGTGTCTGAAAATTCACTTCTGACTCAACTTCAGATTCCATTCTGTCTCTATCTCTAGATTCGATATCAATCAGATTACATGAACCACAATGAGAGTCATCACTAGCATAGTTAAGAGACATATTCTTCGATTCACTTTGTAGGTAAAATTCTTCactttcatcttcttcaattaaAGCAGAAAGAACTCTATGGTATAACAGAGCACCCTTGTCCAAACTTCCCATGTCAGCTCTTCCACATAAAGTTGTCTTGACTGATTCTTGATTAAGGTCCTCCGCTTGAATTCTGCCAGAACGTACTTTTTTATGCACAACAGCGCCCTGAAAGAAACAGATCCTTTTTATCAAACTTCATTCTtgcattttccttttattttctttctttcttcttttctttttctttcttgggtCTCATCTGAATAtatttaagattaaaataaaactgattTCTGACAGTTGAAAGTCCATAACAAAACTTAACAAATTGGAGGCAAACCACACCACAAATTACAGGAATGCATGAGAGAGActgattaaataattaaagaatataattcAAACAGTACCAAAACATTATATGTGGTGCCAAGCATTTGAGAAAAACACTCATCAAGCCCTTGCGCAGAAGTTAGCTGAACAATTCGCAAAAAATAGCAACGCAAAGAGAAATTGTTAGTCTCTGATCCATGAAAGTTCACAACATCCCAAATCTATCAAAGCATCCCACTTATTACCTGTTGCTTCAAGTAGGAAAGATCCTCTAAGCTGACAGAAGCAAAAATAGAGTCCATCTTCTTCCAAAAAGGACCGGAACAGGCAAGGTCTACAGAAACAAGCATTTTAAAGACAGTTTATGCAATAAACAGAGCTGGCTTTTCAGGATAAGCTTAAGAAAAAGGTAAAAATGCTTACCACTAGCTTTCCAAGCAGAATTAGCAGCTGAAAATAGTTCTTCATGATCATCACCAGATTCACCTAAGAATAATATACCAATGCGTGTTAAAATAAATTGCAGCCAAGACTTGCATCAAATGGAATTTTTACAAGCTCTAGAGTAaatttttactgttttaaaTTCCTTGCATACGCAtagacaaacaaaaataaatacataaaatttgTCAATCTAAATAATAAAACCAGCAACTTCACAAAAAAGGCACAAATTCACCGGAAGATGTTGATGTCCATGTGATTTATATTCGAGCTGAGTATCTTGGTCATGCCAAGAAGAGAGTTTTGTCCAgtggaaaaaaaacactaacataAATTTCATCCTTGCAGCATAGTTTTAAGATATGCAATGCTCATCATGAAGAACAGAGTCTTTCTACACATatcacaaatctaaaaaataaaactccaaATTTATTGTACAGGTAACAATGAATAGTACCTGTAAAATCTAAGGAACCACTGTTGGGCACCAGTCCAGCATGATTTAAAGCTTTCTGATCTTTCAGCTTTTTGGAAGGTGGACGGCCAGTTTTACTGATTCAGAGAAATATATAAAAGCTTCAAAATTCAGAACAGTATCGAAAATAAGTTCACAATATAATTTGACCAACCAATAGGTTGCTTTGGAGTAGAGGCAGTTAGGGAagataccttttatttttatcagaagCACCCTTTGTACTCTGAAAAGGCTTTGCAGCTGGAAGATTCTCTAACTTCTCCCTCACTGGATGACTAGCTGGCCTTGTTAAGGATGAAACTCGTCCACTCCTTCCTTGTCTCCGTATGCCATCCCCAATTTCATTAGTTGATGATTTATTCTTCTTAGTAGGCAATACAGAAGTTCCAACTTTTTGAGTTGCAGAAAGAGAAAGCTCACTACTATCAGTTCCTTTATCCTTTGGTTTATTCTCTCCAGCTCCTGATTCTTCACTTTCAGATAGCCCAAAGGGAGATTGAACGCTCTCAAGTTCCCTCTTGAACTTTGGAGTGTTAGTATCTAGATTGCTGGCAATCAGAGGTCCATTGATTCCAATGGAAGAACTTCTGACACTAAAATCAGAAGTGGGAAAACCTTGAGATGACATCTGAGCTTCAATATGGTTTGAACCAGGAGAAATTACATTTGCCCTCCGTGAACGCAAGTTTTTGTGTGGTCTCTGACCAACCCACTTAGCCATAGCATGTGAAGATGAGCCTGCCGACATTTGACCCCTGTGGTTATTTACCACTCCAGGCAATGGGACTTTATTTGAACTTGTAGGCTGTTCCAAACCTTGAAGGGATGTGGGCGATGGGTGAACTTTAAGTGATGAATCCAGCAGCATGATGGACCCAGTACGTGATGCTCGAGAAACCTTTGCTTTTATCACTGTAATAGGAGTGCTTGCTAAATTATCCTCATGAGTATTTGACCTGATAAACAGcaccatataaaaattaatagccTCACACGTCAAAACAAACAACCTGATGTAATGTATTGATGCACCTTTACTACAgagtgatattaaaaatgaaaatacctACTTATTTGTTCCTTTTGTCACAGCCTTATGCTCTGAAAGAGCTTTACAGTCTCTTGGAAGAGGACCACTTTCCATTTCCTTCTTAAGGACTGAGCCAGTATCTGAACTACTAGGTTCGAAAGAACCATCCAATTTGTTCATTCCACTGATTCCAGCAGACGACTTTGATCTGTAATATATTAGAAAACCATTTATATAACAAAATCTCTTTGAATTTCTTCCTTTATCATGAATGTGGGAAAAGGTATGAACATGATTCAATCAGAGAAGCAATGCACTAGCATGTCAATTATAGATGGCTGCTTTGGAAAGGAGAACCCAAACAAACAATAAAGATACAAGCTTTCTAAACATGATGTCTCCACAGTTGTACTCAAAAGAACGCAGTAGCAGATTCCTGATATTAAACAACaatcacaacataaccaaaaaaCCAGCAATAATACAAACATAATTACCTGAAACCCTGAGCATCACATAATCGCAACTTAGAGTCAGCACTCATCTTGGAAGGCATAGCTTGTTTTTGTTCTCGATCACCATTTATAACTCTATTACTCATTAGTCCAACAGAacgcttttttttattttttgtatcccATCTTTCACCCGCAGCAGGCAATCTGCGAATCTTTTCTTCAAACCGAACAGCAGCAGCACCAACATCCTGGAGCATATCTCCACCCTTATCTGTTACCATCTGTTGCCTTGAGGGCATTGTGGACCTACCATCTGCCTGATAGCACAAGTAATATAAACAAAGTTAAAGCTTGTGTAAGCCACATAGAGAACATAAATAATCCCTATGATCAAAGCGGGAGGCAGATTCAACAAAGCATCTAATAAACTAAACTTCCTAATCTATAATCAAATATCTGGTTCAGAAATCAATCACGTCTCAAACATTATGAAgatgtaaaaaagaagaaaagatatcAAGATCAATGTCTAAGTACAAACCCGCACATCTGCCACTGA
Coding sequences within it:
- the LOC118032266 gene encoding uncharacterized protein isoform X2, with product MSPDMPPFPQCVPLEPITLGNQKYTRSGEVRRVLGVPPSSASDDHSFGVAHPKPMPPVATEELKHFKQSVQDTSRKAKDRAKLLHESLSKLERYREALSSNKRQRSELSLNEKSNLVNAAKAGGQIHRNPHDMTQRLKDRTKSIGLNKRVRTSVADADGRSTMPSRQQMVTDKGGDMLQDVGAAAVRFEEKIRRLPAAGERWDTKNKKKRSVGLMSNRVINGDREQKQAMPSKMSADSKLRLCDAQGFRSKSSAGISGMNKLDGSFEPSSSDTGSVLKKEMESGPLPRDCKALSEHKAVTKGTNKSNTHEDNLASTPITVIKAKVSRASRTGSIMLLDSSLKVHPSPTSLQGLEQPTSSNKVPLPGVVNNHRGQMSAGSSSHAMAKWVGQRPHKNLRSRRANVISPGSNHIEAQMSSQGFPTSDFSVRSSSIGINGPLIASNLDTNTPKFKRELESVQSPFGLSESEESGAGENKPKDKGTDSSELSLSATQKVGTSVLPTKKNKSSTNEIGDGIRRQGRSGRVSSLTRPASHPVREKLENLPAAKPFQSTKGASDKNKSKTGRPPSKKLKDQKALNHAGLVPNSGSLDFTGESGDDHEELFSAANSAWKASDLACSGPFWKKMDSIFASVSLEDLSYLKQQLTSAQGLDECFSQMLGTTYNVLGAVVHKKVRSGRIQAEDLNQESVKTTLCGRADMGSLDKGALLYHRVLSALIEEDESEEFYLQSESKNMSLNYASDDSHCGSCNLIDIESRDRDRMESEVESEVNFQTQKNCFLDRLSCDKSVISNAIRNPSMSSSLHSNEQWLVDDDFSQSDAGHASEICSNDPGVLQMRELNMPGFSSSDGHYQLMCLDERLLLELQSIGLCPETPPDLAEREVIIQNIMELKEGLHQQIGIMKNKLGKLGRAVQKGRDMEKRNAEHVAMDHLIQMAYKKQLACRGNSTSKSTVRKASRQVALAFIKRTLARCHKFEDTGSSCFSEPALQRVIFSAPICNNDTKSVGCVGSVTARNTCNEVSNTHAEARGSGAVSSTFERYDSHSDNFERSKKREVLIDDVIGSASSRVTSTLDSTVLGGVKGRRNDRDREQGKDNSRSNSVSGGSHSSLDGVKGERKTKSKPKQKSTHLLNSGNGPRGSYHSVANASNKIEQVGSMFLGNIPQDTTKEVDEPSDFPHSQLNEFDTIELGGSTDLCGPQDLGSWLNIGEDGLQGHDSIGLEIPMDDLMELNMLM
- the LOC118032266 gene encoding uncharacterized protein isoform X3 — its product is MPPFPQCVPLEPITLGNQKYTRSGEVRRVLGVPPSSASDDHSFGVAHPKPMPPVATEELKHFKQSVQDTSRKAKDRAKLLHESLSKLERYREALSSNKRQRSELSLNEKSNLVNAAKAGGQIHRNPHDMTQRLKDRTKSIGLNKRVRTSVADVRADGRSTMPSRQQMVTDKGGDMLQDVGAAAVRFEEKIRRLPAAGERWDTKNKKKRSVGLMSNRVINGDREQKQAMPSKMSADSKLRLCDAQGFRSKSSAGISGMNKLDGSFEPSSSDTGSVLKKEMESGPLPRDCKALSEHKAVTKGTNKSNTHEDNLASTPITVIKAKVSRASRTGSIMLLDSSLKVHPSPTSLQGLEQPTSSNKVPLPGVVNNHRGQMSAGSSSHAMAKWVGQRPHKNLRSRRANVISPGSNHIEAQMSSQGFPTSDFSVRSSSIGINGPLIASNLDTNTPKFKRELESVQSPFGLSESEESGAGENKPKDKGTDSSELSLSATQKVGTSVLPTKKNKSSTNEIGDGIRRQGRSGRVSSLTRPASHPVREKLENLPAAKPFQSTKGASDKNKSKTGRPPSKKLKDQKALNHAGLVPNSGSLDFTGESGDDHEELFSAANSAWKASDLACSGPFWKKMDSIFASVSLEDLSYLKQQLTSAQGLDECFSQMLGTTYNVLGAVVHKKVRSGRIQAEDLNQESVKTTLCGRADMGSLDKGALLYHRVLSALIEEDESEEFYLQSESKNMSLNYASDDSHCGSCNLIDIESRDRDRMESEVESEVNFQTQKNCFLDRLSCDKSVISNAIRNPSMSSSLHSNEQWLVDDDFSQSDAGHASEICSNDPGVLQMRELNMPGFSSSDGHYQLMCLDERLLLELQSIGLCPETPPDLAEREVIIQNIMELKEGLHQQIGIMKNKLGKLGRAVQKGRDMEKRNAEHVAMDHLIQMAYKKQLACRGNSTSKSTVRKASRQVALAFIKRTLARCHKFEDTGSSCFSEPALQRVIFSAPICNNDTKSVGCVGSVTARNTCNEVSNTHAEARGSGAVSSTFERYDSHSDNFERSKKREVLIDDVIGSASSRVTSTLDSTVLGGVKGRRNDRDREQGKDNSRSNSVSGGSHSSLDGVKGERKTKSKPKQKSTHLLNSGNGPRGSYHSVANASNKIEQVGSMFLGNIPQDTTKEVDEPSDFPHSQLNEFDTIELGGSTDLCGPQDLGSWLNIGEDGLQGHDSIGLEIPMDDLMELNMLM
- the LOC118032266 gene encoding uncharacterized protein isoform X1, whose product is MSPDMPPFPQCVPLEPITLGNQKYTRSGEVRRVLGVPPSSASDDHSFGVAHPKPMPPVATEELKHFKQSVQDTSRKAKDRAKLLHESLSKLERYREALSSNKRQRSELSLNEKSNLVNAAKAGGQIHRNPHDMTQRLKDRTKSIGLNKRVRTSVADVRADGRSTMPSRQQMVTDKGGDMLQDVGAAAVRFEEKIRRLPAAGERWDTKNKKKRSVGLMSNRVINGDREQKQAMPSKMSADSKLRLCDAQGFRSKSSAGISGMNKLDGSFEPSSSDTGSVLKKEMESGPLPRDCKALSEHKAVTKGTNKSNTHEDNLASTPITVIKAKVSRASRTGSIMLLDSSLKVHPSPTSLQGLEQPTSSNKVPLPGVVNNHRGQMSAGSSSHAMAKWVGQRPHKNLRSRRANVISPGSNHIEAQMSSQGFPTSDFSVRSSSIGINGPLIASNLDTNTPKFKRELESVQSPFGLSESEESGAGENKPKDKGTDSSELSLSATQKVGTSVLPTKKNKSSTNEIGDGIRRQGRSGRVSSLTRPASHPVREKLENLPAAKPFQSTKGASDKNKSKTGRPPSKKLKDQKALNHAGLVPNSGSLDFTGESGDDHEELFSAANSAWKASDLACSGPFWKKMDSIFASVSLEDLSYLKQQLTSAQGLDECFSQMLGTTYNVLGAVVHKKVRSGRIQAEDLNQESVKTTLCGRADMGSLDKGALLYHRVLSALIEEDESEEFYLQSESKNMSLNYASDDSHCGSCNLIDIESRDRDRMESEVESEVNFQTQKNCFLDRLSCDKSVISNAIRNPSMSSSLHSNEQWLVDDDFSQSDAGHASEICSNDPGVLQMRELNMPGFSSSDGHYQLMCLDERLLLELQSIGLCPETPPDLAEREVIIQNIMELKEGLHQQIGIMKNKLGKLGRAVQKGRDMEKRNAEHVAMDHLIQMAYKKQLACRGNSTSKSTVRKASRQVALAFIKRTLARCHKFEDTGSSCFSEPALQRVIFSAPICNNDTKSVGCVGSVTARNTCNEVSNTHAEARGSGAVSSTFERYDSHSDNFERSKKREVLIDDVIGSASSRVTSTLDSTVLGGVKGRRNDRDREQGKDNSRSNSVSGGSHSSLDGVKGERKTKSKPKQKSTHLLNSGNGPRGSYHSVANASNKIEQVGSMFLGNIPQDTTKEVDEPSDFPHSQLNEFDTIELGGSTDLCGPQDLGSWLNIGEDGLQGHDSIGLEIPMDDLMELNMLM